The following are encoded together in the Cloacibacillus sp. genome:
- a CDS encoding 4Fe-4S binding protein — MHDKAAKLFEIPESALPFTDFFLNDEEYRFLCAADGRDYSIEELHSLLKKLKITGDPDAFIREAYSRGVLDKAENGGTIFYRPANFYRRLAFFAQYEPELWAKIPAEERKKIDEWYVAQYMEKAKPRLEAALMGEGLIENAFFYTLEETLALIDSLGFEPYVAPCNCKSVAMNCDRPRGVCILFNREINSEWDRGHGRPLTKEEAKKIIILADRNGLMHTSEEMAAICNCCGDCCYPIRASRRIGAQGVWPKRRYRILWDEKKCVGCGKCAKICNFRAFRRAGKRVIFEERDCWGCTVCKNHCPVGAISIEKI, encoded by the coding sequence ATGCATGACAAGGCTGCAAAATTGTTTGAAATACCAGAATCTGCCCTCCCCTTCACGGATTTTTTTCTGAACGATGAAGAGTACCGTTTTCTCTGCGCGGCGGATGGACGGGACTACTCGATTGAAGAGCTCCATTCACTGCTGAAAAAACTAAAGATAACCGGCGATCCAGACGCCTTTATCAGAGAGGCCTATTCGCGCGGCGTCCTCGATAAGGCCGAAAATGGGGGGACCATTTTTTACCGTCCCGCCAATTTTTACCGGCGTCTGGCCTTTTTTGCTCAGTACGAGCCAGAGCTTTGGGCGAAGATTCCCGCGGAGGAGCGCAAAAAGATCGACGAATGGTATGTGGCACAGTATATGGAAAAGGCGAAGCCCCGCCTCGAAGCCGCGCTGATGGGAGAGGGGCTCATAGAGAACGCCTTTTTCTATACGCTCGAAGAGACGCTTGCGCTGATAGATTCCCTCGGCTTCGAGCCGTACGTGGCCCCCTGCAACTGCAAGAGCGTCGCGATGAACTGCGACAGGCCGCGCGGCGTCTGTATCCTCTTCAACAGGGAGATCAACTCCGAATGGGACCGCGGCCACGGAAGGCCGCTGACAAAAGAGGAGGCGAAGAAGATCATCATTCTCGCCGACAGGAACGGCCTCATGCACACCTCCGAGGAGATGGCGGCAATCTGCAACTGCTGCGGGGACTGCTGCTATCCCATCAGGGCTTCGCGCAGAATCGGCGCGCAGGGCGTATGGCCGAAGCGGAGATACCGTATCCTCTGGGATGAGAAAAAGTGCGTCGGCTGCGGCAAGTGCGCGAAGATATGCAACTTCCGGGCCTTCCGGCGCGCCGGCAAACGGGTGATATTTGAAGAAAGGGACTGCTGGGGCTGTACCGTCTGCAAAAACCACTGCCCCGTCGGCGCCATTTCGATAGAAAAAATCTAA
- a CDS encoding GntR family transcriptional regulator: protein MSFFHNESLRKKLYDYIKRKINSGELRPGDPINQKEIFEELNISRTPYRDCMIQLESEGLVRIIPCKGVIVRELSINEVMEAQEVGAALEGMAYELAFYNARERCIPKLSELIAKAEKCFQNNEPIVQDLNMEFHMVVFEQCPNRSIVEQLVKMRERIYDFPQRNLVPLLKWEKIFWQEHLRQVEILKNGTPSELGGYTRDVHWQVRGREEYWETLFAVKPGTVEQYFTQRRAYCERDPEAESRKKRLQ from the coding sequence ATGTCATTTTTCCATAATGAATCGCTGCGAAAAAAACTTTATGACTATATAAAGCGAAAAATAAACTCGGGAGAGCTGCGCCCCGGCGACCCTATCAACCAGAAGGAGATCTTTGAGGAGCTGAACATCAGCCGCACGCCCTACCGCGACTGCATGATACAGCTTGAATCGGAGGGGCTTGTGAGGATCATACCATGTAAGGGGGTCATCGTGCGGGAGCTCTCCATCAACGAGGTGATGGAGGCGCAGGAGGTCGGAGCCGCCCTTGAGGGCATGGCTTATGAGCTTGCCTTTTACAACGCGCGTGAAAGATGTATCCCCAAACTCAGCGAACTTATCGCCAAGGCGGAAAAATGTTTTCAGAATAACGAACCCATCGTTCAAGACTTGAATATGGAGTTTCACATGGTCGTCTTTGAGCAATGTCCGAATCGAAGTATCGTCGAACAGCTTGTCAAAATGCGAGAACGCATCTATGATTTTCCACAGCGTAATTTGGTCCCTCTGTTAAAATGGGAAAAGATCTTCTGGCAGGAGCACCTGCGCCAGGTCGAAATACTGAAAAACGGCACCCCCTCGGAACTGGGCGGCTACACGCGCGACGTTCACTGGCAGGTGCGGGGAAGAGAAGAATACTGGGAGACTTTGTTTGCCGTAAAACCGGGAACGGTAGAGCAGTATTTCACGCAGCGCCGCGCCTACTGCGAGCGGGACCCGGAAGCGGAGAGCAGGAAGAAACGCCTGCAATAG